One window of the Periophthalmus magnuspinnatus isolate fPerMag1 chromosome 6, fPerMag1.2.pri, whole genome shotgun sequence genome contains the following:
- the dapk2b gene encoding death-associated protein kinase 2 isoform X1 gives MRTSGMAVFKQQNVEDFYEMGEALGSGQFALVKLCREKSTGLEFAAKVIKKCLSRVSRRGVKAEEIQREVSILQELQHPNIISVHDVYESRTEVVLILELVSGGELFDFLAQKESLSEEEATQFIKQILEGVRYLHSKNIAHFDLKPENIMLLDRNIPLPRIKIIDFGLAHRIEPGAEFKNIFGTPEFVAPEIVNYEQLGLEADMWSIGVITYILLSGASPFLGETKQETLGNISAVNYDFDEEVFSHTSELAKSFIRQLLEKDKRKRMTIEETLNHPWIKSHMVHHTTPGMIAQPKEDSMPPHPPSSPDRAYANLERLSHLAKELSMIGSELAEVEGVHDLLHRDLQALLRACSNGEECVASRGQVSEARHVFVGVEEMRRAIQENVKDMDVILNTIEMSYKLRQRRMETLRSDSKVLLSTMLSGEDQQTKPNKD, from the exons TGGTCAGTTTGCCCTCGTGAAGCTCTGCCGGGAGAAAAGCACCGGATTGGAGTTTGCGGCAAAGGTCATAAAGAAGTGTCTGAGCCGAGTGAGCCGCAGAGGGGTCAAGGCTGAGGAGATACAGAGGGAGGTGTCCATCCTCCAAGAACTACAGCATCCAAACATCATCTCTGTCCACGACGTGTACGAGAGCCGGACTGAAGTCGTACTCATCCTGGAACT tgtgtctgGAGGAGAGCTCTTTGACTTCCTGGCGCAGAAAGAGTCTCTGAGTGAAGAGGAGGCCACACAGTTCATCAAACAGATCCTGGAGGGAGTCCGCTACCTGCACTCCAAGAACATCGCccattttgatttaaag cCTGAAAACATCATGCTGTTGGACCGGAACATTCCTCTTCCTCGGATCAAAATCATCGACTTTGGACTGGCGCACAGGATCGAGCCTGGGGCCGAGTTTAAAAACATCTTTGGCACACCTGAGTTTGTGG cTCCGGAGATTGTGAACTATGAGCAGTTGGGCCTGGAGGCAGACATGTg GAGCATCGGAGTCATCACATACATCCT TTTGAGCGGAGCGTCGCCTTTCCTTGGAGAAACCAAACAGGAAACGCTCGGAAACATTTCTGCCGTTAATTATGATTTTGACGAAGAAGTGTTCAGCCACACGAGCGAACTGGCCAAGAGCTTCATCAGACAGCTGCTGGAGAAGGACAAAAG AAAACGAATGACAATAGAAGAAACGCTGAATCACCCCTGGATAAAG TCTCACATGGTCCACCACACCACACCTGGGATGATCGCCCAACCCAAAGAGGACTCCATGCCCCCCCACCCTCCGTCCAGCCCTGACCGCGCCTACGCCAACCTGGAGCGACTCTCACATCTGGCGAAGGAGCTGAGCATGATCGGGTCTGAGTTGGCAGAGGTCGAAGGAGTTCATGACCTGCTACACAGGGACCTCCAAGCTCTGCTCCGCGCCTGTAGTAATGGAGAGGAATGTGTGGCCAGTAGGGGGCAGGTTTCAGAGGCACGCCATGTGTTTGTCGgagtggaggagatgaggagggccATACAGGAGAATGTGAAGGACATGGATGTGATTTTGAACACGATCGAAATGAGCTACAAGCTGAGACAGAGGAGAATGGAAACACTGAGGTCTGACTCGAAGGTCCTTCTGTCAACAATGTTGTCTGGAGAAGATCAGCAGACCAAACCCAACAAGGattaa
- the dapk2b gene encoding death-associated protein kinase 2 isoform X2 — MRTSGMAVFKQQNVEDFYEMGEALGSGQFALVKLCREKSTGLEFAAKVIKKCLSRVSRRGVKAEEIQREVSILQELQHPNIISVHDVYESRTEVVLILELVSGGELFDFLAQKESLSEEEATQFIKQILEGVRYLHSKNIAHFDLKPENIMLLDRNIPLPRIKIIDFGLAHRIEPGAEFKNIFGTPEFVAPEIVNYEQLGLEADMWSIGVITYILLSGASPFLGETKQETLGNISAVNYDFDEEVFSHTSELAKSFIRQLLEKDKRKRMTIEETLNHPWIKPLNPRQAMVKRLSVVNLENFKRQYARRRWKLSFRIVALCNHLTRIMKKGPKIMEDGRDCESDQEEDILKRRPRTRKRSSTS; from the exons TGGTCAGTTTGCCCTCGTGAAGCTCTGCCGGGAGAAAAGCACCGGATTGGAGTTTGCGGCAAAGGTCATAAAGAAGTGTCTGAGCCGAGTGAGCCGCAGAGGGGTCAAGGCTGAGGAGATACAGAGGGAGGTGTCCATCCTCCAAGAACTACAGCATCCAAACATCATCTCTGTCCACGACGTGTACGAGAGCCGGACTGAAGTCGTACTCATCCTGGAACT tgtgtctgGAGGAGAGCTCTTTGACTTCCTGGCGCAGAAAGAGTCTCTGAGTGAAGAGGAGGCCACACAGTTCATCAAACAGATCCTGGAGGGAGTCCGCTACCTGCACTCCAAGAACATCGCccattttgatttaaag cCTGAAAACATCATGCTGTTGGACCGGAACATTCCTCTTCCTCGGATCAAAATCATCGACTTTGGACTGGCGCACAGGATCGAGCCTGGGGCCGAGTTTAAAAACATCTTTGGCACACCTGAGTTTGTGG cTCCGGAGATTGTGAACTATGAGCAGTTGGGCCTGGAGGCAGACATGTg GAGCATCGGAGTCATCACATACATCCT TTTGAGCGGAGCGTCGCCTTTCCTTGGAGAAACCAAACAGGAAACGCTCGGAAACATTTCTGCCGTTAATTATGATTTTGACGAAGAAGTGTTCAGCCACACGAGCGAACTGGCCAAGAGCTTCATCAGACAGCTGCTGGAGAAGGACAAAAG AAAACGAATGACAATAGAAGAAACGCTGAATCACCCCTGGATAAAG CCTCTGAACCCTCGACAGGCCATGGTCAAGAGACTGTCTGTGGTCAACCTGGAGAACTTCAAGAGACAATATGCCAGACGTAGATGGAag CTCTCCTTCAGAATTGTAGCGCTGTGTAACCATTTAACTCGCATCATGAAGAAGGGGCCGAAGATAATGGAGGACGGG AGAGACTGTGAAAGTGACCAGGAGGAGGACATCTTGAAGAGGAGGCCGAGGACCCGGAAGAGGAGCAgcacctcctga
- the ddb2 gene encoding DNA damage-binding protein 2 produces MKVPKGNAMKSQASKSKSTTRKGAKAKQSLSSKLQERKDADKSPSAEVVSKSCAVMVQKKVGNQSILHYLYKSTLGQSLHTQLRQCLQEPFIRSLSSYHLHGADSPFDRRITSLEWHPTHPSTLAVGSKGGDIYLWNFEDTARKSFIRGSGAGDSIGGMKFCPTDLSKVYVASGGGTVSLQSFEGLPSTVLLGIHDCGHEHHNVCMWYCCLDLSVSRQMLATGDNMGNLFLLSMDGVKIFGEKLHKAKVTHAEFNPRCDWLMATSSVDHTVKLWDLRNIKDKTSFLYNLTHEKAVNAAYFNPVDCSKLLTTDQYNQIRIYTSSDWSKPQHVILHPHRQFQHLTPIKATWHPTYDLIIAGCYPDERVCHGNLRTIDIYDSNSAELVYQLYDPSVPGIKSVNKFSPMGDVIGSGMGSTVLVWDRNESVISDRHKQTGESSAYVTSLRGQRRTQPRSRDRAPPVDKKLMKTLLSLEEGQTKTKSKKSI; encoded by the exons ATGAAAGTACCAAAAGGAAACGCTATGAAGTCCCAGGCATCTAAATCAAAAAGTACTACTAGAAAAGGAGCTAAAGCAAAACAATCACTCTCCAGTAAACTACAAGAGAGAAAAGATGCAGACAAGTCTCCCTCAGCCG AGGTTGTATCCAAATCATGTGCTGTGATGGTTCAGAAAAAGGTTGGCAATCAGAGTATCCTGCATTATCTTTATAAGAGCACCCTGGGACAAAGCCTGCACACTCAACTCAGACAG TGTCTCCAGGAGCCTTTTATCCGCTCACTCTCGTCTTATCATTTACATGGAGCTGACAGTCCGTTTGACCGCAGAATCACCAGTTTGGAGTGGCACCCAACTCACCCCTCCACGCTGGCAGTGGGGTCCAAAGGAGGAGACATTTACCTGTGGAATTTTGAAGACACTGCCAGAAAGAGTTTTATCCGAGGG AGTGGAGCGGGGGATTCCATTGGTGGGATGAAGTTTTGCCCAACTGACCTGTCCAAAGTGTATGTAGCCTCTGGAGGTGGGACAGTATCACTGCAAAGCTTTGAGggcctccccagcactgtcctGTTGGGAATTCACGACTGTGGCCATGAACATCACAATGTTTG TATGTGGTATTGCTGTCTGGATTTGTCGGTCAGTCGTCAGATGCTGGCAACGGGAGACAACATGGGGAATTTATTTTTGCTAAGTATGGATGGAGTAAAG ATTTTTGGTGAAAAGCTGCACAAGGCAAAAGTGACGCATGCAGAGTTTAATCctcgctgtgattggctgatggcGACCTCCTCTGTGGACCACACTGTAAAACTGTGGGACCTGAGGAACATCAAGGACAAGACAAGTTTTCTCTACAACCTGACTCATGAGAAGGCTGTCAACGCAg CATATTTCAACCCAGTGGACTGCTCAAAGCTCCTCACCACAGACCAGTACAACCAAATCCGCATTTACACATCATCTGATTGGTCCAAGCCTCAACATGTGATCCTGCATCCCCACAGACAGTTTCAACACCTCACTCCCATCAAG GCTACATGGCATCCGACCTATGACCTAATCATTGCTGGGTGTTACCCGGATGAGCGCGTGTGCCATGGTAACCTGAGGACCATCGACATCTATGACTCCAACTCTGCAGAACTTGTGTATCAGCTGTACGATCCATCTGTACCAGGAATTAAATCT GTAAATAAGTTTAGCCCAATGGGAGATGTCATTGGATCTGGAATGG GTTCGACTGTGCTGGTGTGGGACAGGAATGAGTCTGTGATCAGTGATCGACACAAACAAACAGGGGAGAGCTCGGCTTATGTGACCTCACTGAGGGGCCAACGCAGGACACAGCCACGCTCCAGagacagagcgccccctgtggacaaaAAACTCATGAAAACACTCCTTTCTCTGGAGGAAGGTCAGACCAAAACcaagagtaaaaaaagtatataG